From the Thermodesulfobacteriota bacterium genome, one window contains:
- the clpP gene encoding ATP-dependent Clp endopeptidase proteolytic subunit ClpP, with amino-acid sequence MTLVPMVVEQTGRGERAYDIYSRLLKDRIIFLGSQIDDVAANLVIAQLLFLESEDPDKDIFLYINSPGGLVSAGMAVYDTMQYVKPAISTICMGQAASMGALLLAGGEKGKRFALPHSRVLIHQPLGGAQGQATDIDIQAREILRIREELARVLAGHTGQPLDRVHSDTERDFYMTGEQAKEYGIIDRVIDKRL; translated from the coding sequence ATGACTTTAGTCCCGATGGTGGTGGAGCAGACCGGTCGAGGGGAGAGGGCCTACGACATATACTCGAGGCTCTTGAAGGACAGGATAATCTTCCTGGGCTCGCAGATAGACGACGTCGCGGCCAACCTCGTGATAGCCCAGCTGCTCTTTCTGGAGAGCGAGGACCCGGACAAGGACATCTTTCTCTACATAAACTCTCCCGGTGGGCTCGTTAGCGCGGGCATGGCGGTATACGACACCATGCAGTACGTAAAGCCCGCGATCTCCACCATCTGTATGGGGCAGGCGGCGAGCATGGGGGCGCTTCTGCTGGCCGGCGGGGAGAAGGGGAAAAGGTTCGCCCTGCCGCACTCGAGGGTCCTCATACACCAGCCGCTCGGCGGCGCCCAGGGGCAGGCCACGGACATAGACATCCAGGCCCGTGAGATCTTGAGGATAAGGGAGGAACTGGCACGCGTGCTCGCAGGGCACACGGGCCAGCCGCTCGACAGGGTGCACTCGGACACGGAGCGGGACTTTTATATGACTGGCGAACAGGCGAAGGAGTATGGTATAATCGACCGGGTTATAGATAAGAGGCTCTGA